The Molothrus ater isolate BHLD 08-10-18 breed brown headed cowbird chromosome 28, BPBGC_Mater_1.1, whole genome shotgun sequence genome contains a region encoding:
- the DUSP11 gene encoding RNA/RNP complex-1-interacting phosphatase isoform X2 produces MVGRGSCRVPERWTKYTPLGRRMPGTRFVAFKVPLKKCFEQNLLPEERFSPRDLIRKVQERKEELGLIIDLTYTTRYYSREELPSTMQYCKILTMGHEIPNRKTFLRFRDLVRRFLMANKDNDKLIGVHCTHGLNRTGYLVCRYLIEVEGMEPNAAIELFNTSRGHPMERSNYIQDLQRRAPSCELKDLGSDVRKESSAPAKAQEHPQPPLAVPRSTSSARQRQEEQKNLEQRKQKKQNHLEIEHQEQRRHKKQNHLEIEHQEQRKKKQNRQEQKHLEMEHEEQRKQKKQKHLETEHQEERKQKKLKHQEQNHLEQRKQKKLEELEHLEQNHLEMEHQEQRKQKEQNHLEQRKQKKLELQEQQGLEQRQQKKQNHLKVEHQEQRKQKKQNHLEMEHQEQRKQKRLEHLEMEHQEQRKQKKQNHLELEHQEQRKQKKLEHLELEHQEQRKQKRLEHLEMEHQEQRKQKKLEHLEQNHLELEHQEKRKPKKQKHQEQNLEQEQRTQKKLKHLEQNNLETEHLEQRKQKEQNHLEQRKKKKLEHQEQNNLKERKQKKLELQEQEHLEQRKEKKLEHQEQNHLEMEHQEQKKEKKQKHLEQKKQKHLEQNNVEIEHQEQRKQEKLGLQEQEHLEQKRLKRLECQEQRKQKKQKHLEQEKQDCLEQNHREMEHEEQRKQKKQKHLEQEKQDWLEQNHREMEHQEQRKQKKQKHVEQEKQDCLEQNHREMEHQQQRKQKKLDKRQKKQQNYLEHNDQEQEAVEPPCPVPPRNCWLSPPLKKKKKQHQELCPPQSPQPRRAQQDMS; encoded by the exons ATGGTGGGCAGAGGGTCCTGCCGCGTCCCGGAGCG GTGGACAAAGTACACCCCCCTGGGCCGCAGGATGCCCGGCACGCGCTTCGTGGCCTTCAAGGTGCCCCTGAAGAAG tgctttgagCAGAACCTCCTGCCAGAGGAGAGATTTTCCCCTCGGGACCTCATCAGGAAggtgcaggagaggaaggaggagctggggctgatcATCGACCTCACCTACACCACACGCTACTACAGCAGGGAG gagctgccctccACAATGCAGTACTGCAAGATCCTGACCATGGGCCACGAGATCCCCAACAGAAAAACCTTCCTGAGGTTCAGGGACCTGGTGAGAAGGTTCCTGATGGCCAACAAGGACAACG ATAAACTGATCGGGGTGCACTGCACACATGGCCTGAACAGGACTGGCTACCTGGTCTgcag GTACCTGATTGAGGTTGAAGGCATGGAGCCAAATGCTGCCATAGAGT tgttCAACACATCTCGAGGGCACCCCATGGAGAGGAGCAACTACATCCAGGACCTGCAGAGGAGAGCCCCGAG CTGTGAGCTGAAGGATCTGGGCTCAGAtgtgaggaaggaaagcagTGCCCCAGCAAAGGCCcaggagcacccccagccccccctggcagtgcccag gagcaccagcagtgccaggcagaggcaggaagagcagaaaaatctggagcagaggaagcagaaaaagcaaaatcatcTGGAGATAGAACATCAGGAACAGAGGagacacaaaaagcaaaatcatcTGGAGATAGAGCatcaggagcagaggaaaaagaagcagaatcGTCAGGAACAGAAGCATCTGGAGATGGAACATGAAGagcaaaggaagcagaaaaagcagaaacatctgGAGACGGAGCAtcaggaggagaggaaacagaaaaagctgaaacatCAGGAGCAGAATCACCTGgaacagagaaagcagaaaaaactggaggagctggagcatctGGAACAGAATCATCTGGAAATGGAGCAtcaggagcagaggaaacagAAGGAGCAGAATCACCTGGaacagaggaagcagaaaaagctggagctccaggagcagcagggtctggagcagaggcagcagaaaaagcagaatcacCTGAAGGTGGAGCAtcaggagcagaggaagcagaaaaagcagaatcacCTGGAGATGGAGCATCAGGagcaaaggaagcagaaaaggctgGAACACCTGGAAATGGAGCAtcaggagcagaggaagcagaaaaagcagaatcacctggagctggagcatcaggagcagaggaagcagaaaaagctggaacacctggagctggagcatcaggagcaaaggaagcagaaaaggctgGAACACCTGGAAATGGAGCATCAGGagcaaaggaagcagaaaaagctgGAACATCTGGAGCAGAACCATCTGGAGCTGGAGCatcaggagaaaaggaagccaaaaaagcagaaacatcaGGAACAGAatctggagcaggagcagaggacgCAGAAAAAGCTGAAACACCTGGAGCAGAATAATCTGGAAACAGAGCATCTGGAGCAGAGGAAACAGAAGGAGCAGAACCATCTggaacagaggaagaaaaaaaagctggaacATCAGGAGCAGAATAATCTGaaggagaggaagcagaaaaaactggagctgcaggagcaggagcatcttgaacagaggaaagagaaaaaactggAACATCAGGAGCAGAATCATCTGGAAATGGAGCATCAGgagcagaagaaagagaagaaacagaaacatctggagcagaagaagcagaaacatCTGGAGCAGAATAATGTGGAGATAGAGCATCAGGAacaaaggaaacaggaaaagctggggctccaggagcaggagcatctTGAGCAGAAGAGGctgaaaaggctggaatgtcaggagcagaggaaacagaaaaaacagaaacatctggagcaggagaagcaggattGTCTGGAGCAGAATCATCGGGAGATGGAAcatgaggagcagaggaaacagaaaaaacagaaacatctggagcaggagaagcaggattGGCTGGAGCAGAATCATCGGGAGATGGAGCAtcaggagcagaggaagcagaaaaaacagaaacatgTGGAGCAAGAGAAGCAGGATTGTCTGGAGCAGAATCATCGGGAGATGGAGcatcagcagcagaggaagcagaagaagCTGGATAAGAgacagaagaagcagcagaattattTGGAGCACAATGATCAGGAGCAGGAGGCCGTGGAGCcgccctgccctgtgccccccaggaactgctggctgtccccacccctcaagaagaagaagaagcagcaccaggagctgtgtcccccccagagcccccagcccaggagagcccagcaggACATGTCCTGA
- the DUSP11 gene encoding RNA/RNP complex-1-interacting phosphatase isoform X1 — protein sequence MVGRGSCRVPERWTKYTPLGRRMPGTRFVAFKVPLKKCFEQNLLPEERFSPRDLIRKVQERKEELGLIIDLTYTTRYYSREELPSTMQYCKILTMGHEIPNRKTFLRFRDLVRRFLMANKDNDKLIGVHCTHGLNRTGYLVCRYLIEVEGMEPNAAIELFNTSRGHPMERSNYIQDLQRRAPSSCELKDLGSDVRKESSAPAKAQEHPQPPLAVPRSTSSARQRQEEQKNLEQRKQKKQNHLEIEHQEQRRHKKQNHLEIEHQEQRKKKQNRQEQKHLEMEHEEQRKQKKQKHLETEHQEERKQKKLKHQEQNHLEQRKQKKLEELEHLEQNHLEMEHQEQRKQKEQNHLEQRKQKKLELQEQQGLEQRQQKKQNHLKVEHQEQRKQKKQNHLEMEHQEQRKQKRLEHLEMEHQEQRKQKKQNHLELEHQEQRKQKKLEHLELEHQEQRKQKRLEHLEMEHQEQRKQKKLEHLEQNHLELEHQEKRKPKKQKHQEQNLEQEQRTQKKLKHLEQNNLETEHLEQRKQKEQNHLEQRKKKKLEHQEQNNLKERKQKKLELQEQEHLEQRKEKKLEHQEQNHLEMEHQEQKKEKKQKHLEQKKQKHLEQNNVEIEHQEQRKQEKLGLQEQEHLEQKRLKRLECQEQRKQKKQKHLEQEKQDCLEQNHREMEHEEQRKQKKQKHLEQEKQDWLEQNHREMEHQEQRKQKKQKHVEQEKQDCLEQNHREMEHQQQRKQKKLDKRQKKQQNYLEHNDQEQEAVEPPCPVPPRNCWLSPPLKKKKKQHQELCPPQSPQPRRAQQDMS from the exons ATGGTGGGCAGAGGGTCCTGCCGCGTCCCGGAGCG GTGGACAAAGTACACCCCCCTGGGCCGCAGGATGCCCGGCACGCGCTTCGTGGCCTTCAAGGTGCCCCTGAAGAAG tgctttgagCAGAACCTCCTGCCAGAGGAGAGATTTTCCCCTCGGGACCTCATCAGGAAggtgcaggagaggaaggaggagctggggctgatcATCGACCTCACCTACACCACACGCTACTACAGCAGGGAG gagctgccctccACAATGCAGTACTGCAAGATCCTGACCATGGGCCACGAGATCCCCAACAGAAAAACCTTCCTGAGGTTCAGGGACCTGGTGAGAAGGTTCCTGATGGCCAACAAGGACAACG ATAAACTGATCGGGGTGCACTGCACACATGGCCTGAACAGGACTGGCTACCTGGTCTgcag GTACCTGATTGAGGTTGAAGGCATGGAGCCAAATGCTGCCATAGAGT tgttCAACACATCTCGAGGGCACCCCATGGAGAGGAGCAACTACATCCAGGACCTGCAGAGGAGAGCCCCGAG CAGCTGTGAGCTGAAGGATCTGGGCTCAGAtgtgaggaaggaaagcagTGCCCCAGCAAAGGCCcaggagcacccccagccccccctggcagtgcccag gagcaccagcagtgccaggcagaggcaggaagagcagaaaaatctggagcagaggaagcagaaaaagcaaaatcatcTGGAGATAGAACATCAGGAACAGAGGagacacaaaaagcaaaatcatcTGGAGATAGAGCatcaggagcagaggaaaaagaagcagaatcGTCAGGAACAGAAGCATCTGGAGATGGAACATGAAGagcaaaggaagcagaaaaagcagaaacatctgGAGACGGAGCAtcaggaggagaggaaacagaaaaagctgaaacatCAGGAGCAGAATCACCTGgaacagagaaagcagaaaaaactggaggagctggagcatctGGAACAGAATCATCTGGAAATGGAGCAtcaggagcagaggaaacagAAGGAGCAGAATCACCTGGaacagaggaagcagaaaaagctggagctccaggagcagcagggtctggagcagaggcagcagaaaaagcagaatcacCTGAAGGTGGAGCAtcaggagcagaggaagcagaaaaagcagaatcacCTGGAGATGGAGCATCAGGagcaaaggaagcagaaaaggctgGAACACCTGGAAATGGAGCAtcaggagcagaggaagcagaaaaagcagaatcacctggagctggagcatcaggagcagaggaagcagaaaaagctggaacacctggagctggagcatcaggagcaaaggaagcagaaaaggctgGAACACCTGGAAATGGAGCATCAGGagcaaaggaagcagaaaaagctgGAACATCTGGAGCAGAACCATCTGGAGCTGGAGCatcaggagaaaaggaagccaaaaaagcagaaacatcaGGAACAGAatctggagcaggagcagaggacgCAGAAAAAGCTGAAACACCTGGAGCAGAATAATCTGGAAACAGAGCATCTGGAGCAGAGGAAACAGAAGGAGCAGAACCATCTggaacagaggaagaaaaaaaagctggaacATCAGGAGCAGAATAATCTGaaggagaggaagcagaaaaaactggagctgcaggagcaggagcatcttgaacagaggaaagagaaaaaactggAACATCAGGAGCAGAATCATCTGGAAATGGAGCATCAGgagcagaagaaagagaagaaacagaaacatctggagcagaagaagcagaaacatCTGGAGCAGAATAATGTGGAGATAGAGCATCAGGAacaaaggaaacaggaaaagctggggctccaggagcaggagcatctTGAGCAGAAGAGGctgaaaaggctggaatgtcaggagcagaggaaacagaaaaaacagaaacatctggagcaggagaagcaggattGTCTGGAGCAGAATCATCGGGAGATGGAAcatgaggagcagaggaaacagaaaaaacagaaacatctggagcaggagaagcaggattGGCTGGAGCAGAATCATCGGGAGATGGAGCAtcaggagcagaggaagcagaaaaaacagaaacatgTGGAGCAAGAGAAGCAGGATTGTCTGGAGCAGAATCATCGGGAGATGGAGcatcagcagcagaggaagcagaagaagCTGGATAAGAgacagaagaagcagcagaattattTGGAGCACAATGATCAGGAGCAGGAGGCCGTGGAGCcgccctgccctgtgccccccaggaactgctggctgtccccacccctcaagaagaagaagaagcagcaccaggagctgtgtcccccccagagcccccagcccaggagagcccagcaggACATGTCCTGA
- the PROM2 gene encoding prominin-2, whose protein sequence is MRAAGLLLLLLLLLAGAMLRGAGSQQCHPAGPGAVPVLRFTDRHAEIRVPALHRVPSSLDPLYGLVRRCLDLIQQNPLPTELLRTALNDPGSVRTSQVVQYELGYVVCAAVALLFTVAVPVAGMCFCYCRSRRRCGGRLRAHRRSLGCRRRCLLACLSFTSLVILVSVTCAFVTSQRVKGQMEPGLGAVPSTLRTLRQHLASIPQGVQMVVDKFEVPRKQISSDLGGLSRSVGLSIHAQLQAMTYAALADLQDRAGDLQSSLHHLQIVHRTARALAAARAELEPALRERRRRVVALLDDPRCTSCASVLGRAQGLQLGADYAKVPSVEKVLKALAGLPRSDFAEMIRQGNGTFNSIPELAVERMAQVIQDLRADLARTAEKVQSIADGFPLPDYTRPASEALAEAEQRSRPYLREAERFERYRWIAGTVLCSIILLILACNVTGMALGAYGLSKREDPSDYECRGEAGAKFLLVGVGLAFLFSWLLILLVFATFLVGGNIQTLVCRNWVNQEIYKFIDTPGNLPPSMNLTRQLNLRRDSNLSSAYRECKSGAGLWEVLQLDSSYDLDEHLRTPQYTADFQKRLGDFTADLGAVRLLRSEGRQDLEAFARSGLDEVDYGRFQEEMKNPVVQTSLPGLARNLEGLQKMQRNSTVAGRLAAEARALRHMQNSTVQAQEALVAKLGESVQFLSRLAPHLKERVRRTLATTASVEARLPLQAQQILRQELGCFTRKELRYFTQYLNWVGQTLREDVASCQPLATALDNGRVILCDRIAEPWNAFWFSLGCCTFFLIPSIIFAVRLTKHFRPIRNRLISTGSEETCPFHIPRVTALKL, encoded by the exons ATGCGGGCggcggggctgctgctgctgctgctgctgctgctggccggGGCGATGCTGCGAGGCGCgggcagccagcagtgccaccccgccggccccggggcAGTGCCGGTGCTGCGATTCACCGACAGGCACGCCGAGATCCGGGTGCCGGCGCTGCACCGCGTGCCCAGCTCGCTGGATCCCCTCTACGGCCTCGTCCGGCGCTGCCTGGACCTCATCCAGCAGAACCCGCTGCCCACAG agctgctcaggacagccctGAACGACCCCGGCTCGGTGAGGACATCGCAG GTGGTGCAGTACGAGCTGGGCTATGTCGTCTGTGCCGCCGTGGCTCTGCTCTTCACCGTGGCCGTGCCGGTGGCCGGGATGTGCTTCTGCTACTGCCGGAGCCGCCGGCGCTGCGGGGGCCGCCTCCGCGCCCACCGGCGCTCGCTgggctgccgccgccgctgcctgCTGGCCTGCCTGTCCTTCACCTCCCTCGTCATCCT GGTCAGCGTCACCTGCGCCTTTGTCACCAGCCAGAGGGTGAAGGGACAGAtggagccggggctgggggctgtgccctccACCCTGCGCACGCTGCGGCAGCACCTTGCCAGCATCCCCCAG GGCGTGCAGATGGTGGTGGACAAGTTCGAGGTGCCCCGAAAGCAGATCAGCTCCGACCTGGGTG ggctcagcaggagcGTGGGGCTCTCCATCCACGCACAGCTCCAGGCCATGACCTACGCGGCTCTCGCCGACCTGCAGGACCGGGCCGGAG ACCTACAGAGCTCGCTGCACCATTTACAGATCGTGCACAGGACGGCGCGGGCGCtggcggcggcgcgggccgAGCTGGAGCCGGCGCTGCGGGAGCGGAGGCGCCGCGTGGTCGCGCTCCTGGACGACCCGCGCTGCACCTCCTGCGCCAGCGTCCTGGGCCGGGCACAGGGCCTGCAGCTCGGGGCTGACTACGCCAAG GTGCCGTCGGTGGAGAAGGTGTTGAAGGCACTGGCCGGTCTGCCCCGAAGTGACTTTGCGGAGATGATTCGCCAG ggCAATGGCACCTTCAACTCCATCCCGGAGCTGGCCGTGGAGAGGATGGCTCAGGTCATCCAGG ATTTGCGGGCCGACCTGGCCCGCACGGCGGAGAAGGTGCAGTCCATCGCCGACGGCTTCCCCCTGCCCGACTACACCCGGCCGGCCAGCGAGGCGCTGGCGGAGGCGGAGCAGCGGAGCCGGCCGTACCTGCGGGAGGCGGAGCGCTTCGAGCGCTACAG GTGGATCGCGGGCACGGTGCTGTGCTCcatcatcctcctcatcctcgcCTGCAATGTGACGGGCATGGCCCTGGGGGCGTACGGGCTGTCCAAGCGGGAGGACCCCAGCGACTACGAGTGCCGAGGAGAAGCTGGCGCCAAGTTTCTCCTGGT CGGCGTGGGCTTGGCTTTCCTGTTCTCCtggctcctcatcctcctggtTTTCGCCACCTTCCTGGTCGGGGGCAACATCCAGACGCTGGTTTGCAGGAATTGGGTCAACCAGGAGATTTATAAG TTCATCGACACCCCGGGGAATCTCCCTCCGTCCATGAACCTCACCCGCCAGCTCAACCTCAGGAGGGACTCCAACCTCAGCTCTGCGTACAG GGAGTGCAAGAGCGGCGCGGGGctctgggaggtgctgcagctCGACAGCTCCTACGACCTGGACGAGCACCTGAGAACCCCCCAG TACACGGCCGACTTCCAAAAACGCCTGGGAGACTTCACGGCGGACCTGGGGGCCGTGCGGCTGCTCCGCAGCGAGGGCAGGCAGGACCTGGAGGCCTTCGCCCGCAGCGGGCTGGACGAGGTGGATTACGGGCGCTTCCAGGAGGAG ATGAAGAACCCCGTGGTGCAGACCAGCCTGCCCGGCTTGGCGAGGaacctggaggggctgcagaagATGCAG AGGAACAGCACGGTGGCCGGGCGGCTCGCAGCGGAGGCCAGGGCGCTGAGGCACATGCAGAACTCCACGGTGCAGGCGCAGGAGGCTTTGGTG gcaAAGCTGGGGGAAAGCGTCCAGTTCCTCTCCCGCTTGGCGCCGCACCTCAAG GAGCGGGTGAGGAGGACTCTGGCCACCACGGCTTCGGTGGAAGCCCGGCTGCCCCTGCAGGCCCAGCAGATCCTGCGGCAG gagctcGGCTGCTTCACCAGGAAGGAGCTGCGCTATTTCACCCAGTACCTCAACTGGGTCGGGCAGACG CTGAGGGAGGACGTGGCTTCGTGCCAGCCGCTGGCCACGGCCCTGGACAACGGGCGGGTGATCCTGTGCGACCGCATCGCCGAGCCCTGG AACGCCTTCTGgttcagcctgggctgctgca